CCCGGCAAAGCAGACAGCGTTCACCTTGCCAATCTGAACAAGCCCTCGGTCAACGATATTCCCGACGGCCGCGGCGTGCTGGTGCGTGTGCTACGCGTTGGAGTAGATGGTACCGATAAGGAGATCAGCGCCGCGGAGTACGGCATCGCTCCTCCGAACTACGACTTCCTCGTGCTGGGGCATGAGAGCTTTGGCCAGGTCGAAGCCGTAGGCGAGAACGTCACCTCGCTGAAGCCGGGCGATTATGCCGTGGCGATCGTGAGGCGCCCCGGGATGAGCCTGTACGACCGGATCGGCACGTTCGACATGACGACCGACGACAACTACTACGAGCGCGGCATCAGCCGGCTGCACGGATTCCTGACGGAATACTACGTCGATGATGCCGAGTACATCGTCAAGATCCCGCAGGGGCTGAAGCACGTTGGCGTGTTGCTGGAACCGTTCACCGTCGTTGAAAAAGGACTGGCGCAGGCCTACGAAGTGCAGCGCCGGCTGAAGGTGTGGCGGCCCCGGCGTGCCGCCGTGATGGGCGCCGGGACCATCGGGCTACTCGCTACGCTGGCGTTGCGGCTGCGCGGTGTGCAGGTGACGACATTTTCCCTGGCCCCGAAACCGAACCGCAACGCCGATCTGGTGGAGGCGCTCGGAGCAACCTACGTTTCCACTAAGGAGTCCGGCATCCTTGAGCACACGGCCAAGCACGGCCGTTACGACCTGGTGTTCGAAGCTACCGGGTTTTCGCCCGTGGTTTTTGAGAGCATGCAGGTGCTGGCAAAGAATGGCGTGCTGGTGCTCTCCAGCGTCACCGGTGGCGACCGTAAAGTCGAAGTCCCGGCGGACATGATCAACCTGGAGTTCGTGCTCGGCAACCGCGTTATGGTCGGCACGGTGAACGCCAACCGCGACCACTTCGAAGCCGGCGTGCGCGACATGGCGCAGGCCGAGCTCGAGTATCCCGGCTGGCTGCCGCAGTTGCTCACGAATCCTGTGAAGGGCCTGGAGAATTACCGATCGCTCTTCGAAGCGCTGCAACACGGCAATGGCGCCATCAAGGTGTACTGCGAAGTTGGAGACATGTGATGAGCAGTCCGGTCAAAATCGTGATCCTCGGCGGCGGCTTCGGAGGCCTTTACGTCGCCATGGAACTGGAAAAGACGCTCGCGCGCGATCCGAACGTGCAGATCACGCTCATCAACCGCGAGAACTTCTTCCTGTTCACGCCCATGTTGCACGAGGTTGCGGCCAGCGATCTGGACTTGACCAACATCGTCAGCCCGATACGGAAGCTGCTGCGCCGCGTTCATTTCTTCGCCGGTGATGTGCACGCCATTGACGTGGAACGCAAACAGATCACAGTGGCGCACGGCTTCGACCACCACACGCACACCATGGATTACGACCACCTGGTGATCGGCCTGGGTTCGGTAACGAACTTCTACGGCCTGCCCGGTCTGGAGCAGCACGCGCTCACCATGAAGTCGCTGGGCGATGCCATGCACCTTCGCAACCGGCTCATTGCACATCTGGAGGAAGCCGACACCGAGTGCTGCGCCGACATCCGCCAGCCGCTGCTCACGTTCGTCGTAGCAGGAGGAGGATTCGCCGGCGTCGAAACCATCGCCGGCATACATGACTTCCTGCACGAAGCGCTGCACGCCTATCCGAACTTGAGCGAAGGCGACCTGCGGGTCGTGCTGGTTCATCCCGGCGAGGTCATTCTGCCCGAACTGGGCGAGAAGCTTGGACGGTATGCGCAGAGGAAGCTGGCGAACCGCGGCGTCGAAATCCTGACCAACATCAAAGTCACAGGCGTATCCGATGATGGAGTGGAGCTCAGCGACGGCACCTATATCCAGTCGCGAACCATTATCTGGACCGCCGGTACCTCGCCGAATCCGCTGCTGCGCGCGTTGCCGTGCATGAAAGAGCGTGGACGCATGCTGGTGGACCGCACGCTGGGCGTTCCTGGACATCCGGGGCTCTGGGCGATCGGCGACTGCGCACTGATTCCTGACGGCAAGGGCGGCTTCTATCCGCCGACCGCGCAGCACGCGCTGCGGGAGGCCCGAACGCTGGCACGAAACCTGATGGCTGCCGTCCGCGGCGAACGGACGATGCGCAACTTTTCCTTCAACACAATCGGGCAACTGGCAGCCATTGGCCGCCGCACGGGGGTGGCGCAAATACTCGGCATCAATTTTTCCGGTTTTGTCGCGTGGTGGCTCTGGCGGACGATCTACCTGAGCAAGCTGCCGCGCTTGGAGAAGAAACTGCGCGTCGCGCTCGACTGGACGCTCGACGTACTCTTTAGCAAGGATTTGGTGCAGTTCATCACCATCCGCGCGGCAACGGTTTCGCATGCGGAAGAGTCTTCCACTCCGCGCGCCGACGTTCTGCGCCAGGCCGGATAGTGTTCCTGGAGTCGTTCTTATGATCGAATTCGGCGAAAACATCACCGCCGATCCCGACGCTGCCGCGTCGCGCGAGTGGCTGGAAACCAACGGTCTGGGCGGTTTCGCGTGCTCGACCATCATCGGAATGAACACGCGCCGCTACCACGCGCTGCTCACCGCGGCAACGCACCCACCCGTGGGCCGCATGGTCCTGC
The sequence above is a segment of the Terriglobales bacterium genome. Coding sequences within it:
- a CDS encoding glucose 1-dehydrogenase; the encoded protein is MKAIAVFPGKADSVHLANLNKPSVNDIPDGRGVLVRVLRVGVDGTDKEISAAEYGIAPPNYDFLVLGHESFGQVEAVGENVTSLKPGDYAVAIVRRPGMSLYDRIGTFDMTTDDNYYERGISRLHGFLTEYYVDDAEYIVKIPQGLKHVGVLLEPFTVVEKGLAQAYEVQRRLKVWRPRRAAVMGAGTIGLLATLALRLRGVQVTTFSLAPKPNRNADLVEALGATYVSTKESGILEHTAKHGRYDLVFEATGFSPVVFESMQVLAKNGVLVLSSVTGGDRKVEVPADMINLEFVLGNRVMVGTVNANRDHFEAGVRDMAQAELEYPGWLPQLLTNPVKGLENYRSLFEALQHGNGAIKVYCEVGDM
- a CDS encoding NAD(P)/FAD-dependent oxidoreductase, producing the protein MSSPVKIVILGGGFGGLYVAMELEKTLARDPNVQITLINRENFFLFTPMLHEVAASDLDLTNIVSPIRKLLRRVHFFAGDVHAIDVERKQITVAHGFDHHTHTMDYDHLVIGLGSVTNFYGLPGLEQHALTMKSLGDAMHLRNRLIAHLEEADTECCADIRQPLLTFVVAGGGFAGVETIAGIHDFLHEALHAYPNLSEGDLRVVLVHPGEVILPELGEKLGRYAQRKLANRGVEILTNIKVTGVSDDGVELSDGTYIQSRTIIWTAGTSPNPLLRALPCMKERGRMLVDRTLGVPGHPGLWAIGDCALIPDGKGGFYPPTAQHALREARTLARNLMAAVRGERTMRNFSFNTIGQLAAIGRRTGVAQILGINFSGFVAWWLWRTIYLSKLPRLEKKLRVALDWTLDVLFSKDLVQFITIRAATVSHAEESSTPRADVLRQAG